A single region of the Lysinibacillus sp. B2A1 genome encodes:
- a CDS encoding ABC transporter: MELIAKEMEVKIGKKEIVKNVSIHVKKQQFVGLIGPNGCGKSTLLKSIYKSISPQKGMVFLDDLDVLKSPEKKISQHLGVVGQFNEMHFDLTVHQMVLLGRTPHKKMLESDTKHDYGIVEEALKRTNLQDYKDRSYLSLSGGEKQRVILARTIAQQPKFMILDEPTNHLDIRYQIEILSCVKELNIGVLAALHDLEMAAHYCDYLYAVKDGEIYAHGTPEEVLTPDTIEALYQIKCQTFTNPVTNGLSFAYGF, translated from the coding sequence ATGGAATTAATCGCTAAGGAAATGGAAGTCAAAATAGGCAAAAAAGAAATTGTTAAAAATGTATCTATTCATGTGAAAAAGCAACAATTTGTGGGCTTAATCGGACCAAACGGATGCGGAAAGTCAACTTTGTTGAAAAGTATTTATAAAAGTATTTCGCCGCAAAAAGGCATGGTTTTTTTAGATGATTTAGATGTTTTAAAAAGTCCTGAGAAAAAAATTTCTCAGCATTTAGGTGTAGTTGGTCAATTTAATGAAATGCATTTTGATTTAACTGTGCATCAGATGGTGCTGTTAGGCAGAACACCTCATAAGAAAATGTTAGAGTCAGATACGAAGCATGATTATGGCATAGTTGAGGAAGCACTAAAACGTACAAATTTGCAAGATTATAAGGATCGTAGCTATTTATCGTTATCAGGTGGGGAAAAACAAAGGGTAATTTTAGCAAGAACTATTGCACAGCAACCTAAATTTATGATACTGGATGAACCTACTAATCATTTAGATATTCGCTATCAAATTGAAATTTTATCCTGTGTGAAAGAGCTAAATATAGGAGTCCTTGCAGCTCTTCATGATTTAGAGATGGCAGCACATTATTGTGATTATCTTTACGCAGTGAAGGATGGCGAAATTTATGCGCATGGCACACCAGAGGAAGTATTAACACCAGATACTATAGAAGCTCTATATCAAATTAAGTGTCAAACATTTACTAATCCAGTGACGAATGGATTAAGTTTTGCATATGGATTTTAG
- a CDS encoding ABC transporter → MDKQDAKRIGIGNMYYVMILLIIGAILLSAVLSVSIGQVSIPFKQSMDILLHTITNGKLGSLDHIQNQSYLNIILQVRMPRVVFALLIGIGLALCGVVMQAIVQNPLADPYILGISSGATLGATFAILIGFGGSAFLAQFGVAFGAFAGAMLTSMAVLLLSSIGGKATSIKLVLSGVVIGALCSSFSSLMIFFAKNTDAIKAVTFWSMGSLATASWDKTPILAIVVVLGATLFLFQHRILNTMLLGDESAITLGINLSVYRKLYMILTSLVAGTMVAYAGMIGFVGLIIPHITRGIFGADHKRLMLGTLLLGGLFMIWADILSRTLIQNVELPIGIITSVIGSPLFIYMIVKKGYNFGG, encoded by the coding sequence TTGGATAAACAGGATGCTAAGAGAATAGGCATAGGTAACATGTATTATGTCATGATCTTACTTATCATTGGAGCAATTTTATTATCTGCTGTGTTATCCGTATCAATAGGGCAGGTTAGTATTCCGTTCAAGCAATCTATGGATATTCTTTTACATACGATTACAAATGGAAAGTTAGGGTCACTTGATCATATTCAAAATCAATCGTATTTAAATATTATTTTGCAGGTAAGAATGCCTCGTGTGGTTTTTGCCTTATTGATTGGTATTGGACTTGCCTTGTGTGGGGTGGTCATGCAGGCGATTGTTCAAAATCCGCTTGCTGATCCATATATTTTGGGCATTTCTTCAGGTGCAACATTGGGTGCAACCTTCGCCATTCTAATTGGCTTTGGCGGTAGTGCGTTCCTAGCTCAGTTTGGTGTAGCTTTTGGCGCTTTTGCAGGTGCAATGTTGACATCGATGGCTGTTCTTCTTTTATCAAGTATTGGTGGTAAAGCAACCTCCATTAAACTCGTGTTATCAGGGGTTGTGATAGGTGCGCTATGTAGTTCGTTCTCAAGTCTTATGATATTTTTTGCTAAAAATACGGATGCCATTAAAGCTGTTACATTTTGGTCAATGGGTAGTTTAGCTACTGCTAGCTGGGACAAGACACCAATCTTAGCAATCGTCGTTGTGTTAGGTGCAACATTATTTCTTTTCCAACATCGCATATTAAATACAATGCTATTAGGTGATGAATCTGCTATCACATTAGGAATCAATTTAAGCGTTTACCGAAAGCTATATATGATTCTTACATCATTAGTGGCAGGGACTATGGTTGCCTATGCAGGAATGATTGGCTTTGTTGGTTTAATTATTCCTCATATTACAAGAGGTATTTTTGGTGCAGATCATAAACGATTAATGTTGGGAACGTTACTGTTAGGAGGACTATTTATGATCTGGGCAGATATTTTGTCTAGAACATTAATCCAAAATGTTGAATTACCTATAGGAATCATTACCTCTGTCATTGGTTCACCATTATTTATCTACATGATTGTAAAAAAAGGTTACAACTTTGGAGGGTAG
- the groL gene encoding chaperonin GroEL has protein sequence MAKDIKFSEEARSLMLQGVDKLANAVKITLGPKGRNVVLEKKFGSPLITNDGVTIAKEIELENPYENMGAKLVAEVASKTNEIAGDGTTTATVLAQAIIREGLKNVTAGANPVGIRKGIDKAVAAALTELHAISRPVSHKDEIAQVAAISAADDEVGQLIAEAMERVGNDGVITIEESKGFTTELDVVEGMQFDRGYASHYMVTDTDKMEAVLDNPYILITDKKITNIQEVLPLLEQVVQQGRPLLIIAEDVEGEALATLVVNKLRGTFNAVAVKAPGFGDRRKAMLEDIAILTGGQVITEELGLDLKSADITSLGRAAKVVVTKDNTTIVEGVGGADAIEGRIGQIRAQLAETTSEFDKEKLQERLAKLAGGVAVIKVGAATETELKERKLRIEDALNSTRAAVEEGIVSGGGTALLNVYAAVEKVADAEEGDVATGVKIVLRALEEPVRQIANNAGLEGSIIVDRLKREEIGVGFNAATGEWVNMIEAGVVDPAKVTRSALQNAASVAALFLTTEAVVADIPEPAAPGMPDMGGMGMPGMM, from the coding sequence ATGGCAAAAGATATTAAATTCTCAGAAGAAGCTCGTTCATTAATGTTACAAGGTGTAGATAAATTAGCAAACGCAGTTAAAATTACATTAGGGCCTAAAGGGCGCAATGTCGTTTTAGAAAAAAAATTCGGTTCACCACTTATTACTAATGACGGTGTGACTATTGCAAAAGAAATCGAACTTGAAAATCCATATGAAAACATGGGTGCAAAATTAGTAGCAGAAGTTGCTTCTAAAACAAATGAAATCGCAGGTGATGGTACAACTACAGCAACAGTACTAGCTCAAGCAATTATTCGTGAAGGCTTGAAAAATGTGACAGCTGGTGCAAACCCTGTTGGTATTCGTAAAGGGATTGATAAAGCAGTTGCTGCTGCACTGACAGAATTACACGCTATTTCTCGTCCAGTAAGCCATAAAGATGAAATTGCACAGGTTGCTGCTATCTCTGCGGCTGATGATGAAGTTGGACAACTTATTGCTGAAGCAATGGAGCGCGTTGGTAACGATGGTGTTATCACAATTGAAGAATCTAAAGGCTTCACAACAGAGCTTGATGTAGTAGAAGGAATGCAGTTTGACCGTGGCTATGCTTCACACTACATGGTGACTGATACAGATAAAATGGAAGCGGTTCTTGATAACCCATACATTTTAATTACAGACAAAAAAATTACAAATATTCAAGAAGTATTACCATTATTAGAACAAGTGGTACAACAAGGTCGTCCACTTTTAATCATTGCTGAAGATGTTGAAGGGGAAGCTCTTGCAACACTTGTGGTAAACAAACTTCGCGGTACATTCAATGCTGTAGCAGTTAAAGCACCAGGATTTGGTGACCGTCGTAAAGCGATGTTAGAAGATATCGCCATCCTAACAGGTGGTCAAGTGATTACAGAAGAATTAGGCTTAGACCTTAAATCTGCTGATATTACGTCTCTAGGTCGCGCTGCGAAAGTAGTTGTGACAAAAGACAATACAACAATCGTAGAAGGCGTTGGCGGTGCAGATGCAATTGAAGGTCGTATTGGTCAAATCCGTGCTCAGCTTGCTGAAACAACTTCAGAATTCGATAAAGAAAAATTACAAGAACGCCTTGCAAAATTAGCAGGTGGTGTAGCAGTCATCAAAGTCGGTGCTGCAACAGAAACTGAGTTAAAAGAACGTAAACTTCGTATTGAAGATGCACTTAACTCAACTCGTGCAGCTGTTGAAGAAGGTATCGTATCAGGTGGTGGTACTGCACTTCTTAACGTGTATGCAGCTGTTGAAAAAGTTGCAGATGCAGAAGAGGGCGATGTAGCAACAGGTGTGAAAATCGTTCTACGTGCGTTGGAAGAGCCAGTTCGCCAAATTGCAAACAACGCTGGCCTTGAAGGTTCAATCATCGTGGATCGCCTAAAACGTGAGGAAATCGGTGTAGGCTTCAACGCAGCAACAGGTGAATGGGTGAATATGATTGAAGCGGGCGTTGTAGACCCTGCCAAAGTAACTCGCTCTGCACTACAAAACGCAGCATCTGTAGCAGCTCTATTCTTAACAACAGAAGCAGTTGTAGCAGATATTCCAGAACCAGCAGCGCCAGGAATGCCTGATATGGGTGGCATGGGCATGCCGGGGATGATGTAA
- a CDS encoding co-chaperone GroES produces the protein MLRPLGDRIVIELIEVEEKSAFGIVLPDSAKEKPQEGKVVAVGTGRVLENGQRVELDVKVDDRIIFSKYAGTEVKYEGNEYLILRESDILAIIE, from the coding sequence TTGTTAAGACCACTAGGAGATCGTATTGTAATTGAACTAATCGAGGTAGAAGAAAAATCTGCATTCGGTATTGTACTGCCAGACTCTGCAAAAGAAAAGCCACAAGAAGGTAAAGTTGTAGCAGTTGGGACAGGTCGCGTGTTAGAAAACGGACAACGTGTAGAGCTTGACGTTAAAGTTGACGACCGCATTATTTTCTCAAAATACGCTGGTACAGAGGTTAAGTATGAGGGGAATGAATACTTAATCTTACGCGAAAGCGATATTCTTGCAATTATTGAATAA
- a CDS encoding CPBP family intramembrane metalloprotease, producing MERILTVTNSQKVNKHKKTALYVLLIYILMQISGKWLIEPFHKLVMSTTGLASEQAAPLTQGWYIALSFAIALILSLILTSRDKAFWNVYQGKKETIPLTIMWGIIGFFLVFFGQMIGAAIEMAVFGIKGGSQNTADIVAIAKGAPIAILAIVVFGPILEEFVFRRVIFGSLVQTTNFWIAAIVSAIFFALIHRDFSHILLYTICGLIFAFLYHKTKRIWTSIIAHVMLNGFVTLVQVYAERLQKLLEELQKVQ from the coding sequence ATGGAAAGGATTTTGACTGTGACTAATTCTCAAAAAGTAAATAAACATAAAAAAACAGCCCTATATGTTTTATTGATTTATATCCTCATGCAAATATCAGGCAAATGGCTGATAGAACCATTTCACAAGCTTGTTATGAGTACTACTGGTTTAGCTAGTGAACAAGCCGCTCCACTTACACAAGGCTGGTATATTGCACTAAGCTTCGCCATTGCGTTAATTTTAAGTTTAATTCTTACCTCTCGTGATAAGGCTTTTTGGAATGTCTATCAAGGTAAAAAGGAGACTATACCACTTACAATTATGTGGGGTATTATCGGCTTCTTCCTAGTATTTTTTGGTCAAATGATTGGTGCGGCTATAGAAATGGCTGTGTTTGGAATCAAAGGTGGCTCACAAAATACGGCTGATATTGTGGCCATTGCAAAAGGTGCTCCAATAGCAATACTGGCTATAGTTGTATTTGGACCAATTCTAGAGGAATTTGTTTTCCGTCGTGTTATTTTTGGATCACTTGTCCAAACTACGAATTTCTGGATAGCGGCTATAGTAAGTGCTATTTTCTTTGCTCTTATTCATAGGGACTTCTCACATATCTTGCTTTATACAATTTGTGGATTGATTTTTGCCTTTTTATACCACAAGACAAAACGCATTTGGACGTCCATTATCGCCCACGTCATGCTGAATGGTTTTGTGACACTTGTACAAGTGTATGCAGAACGATTGCAAAAGTTGCTTGAAGAACTACAAAAAGTGCAATAA
- the tatC gene encoding twin-arginine translocase subunit TatC has protein sequence MNPKDLTVIEHIEELRKRLFIVAVFFVLAMIAGFFVAKPIVKFLQSTVETYDIELHAFDVVTPLSIYIQVIFIIAFILSSPILMYQLWAFISPGLREVERKATLSYIPYSFLLFLAGLSFSYYFLFPYVIKFMMNLSDELQVEQTLGIHEYFSFLFKLTIPFGFLFQLPIVILFFSRIGLLSPEILVRFRKYSYFGLFVCAAIIAPPELASHLMVSVPLFVLYEISIMISRIGYRKYLKSEEMRLKEEQEAEQKRQIEEALEQQRRQIEELNQ, from the coding sequence ATGAATCCAAAAGATCTAACTGTTATTGAACATATAGAAGAATTAAGAAAGCGGCTTTTCATAGTTGCCGTTTTCTTTGTTCTTGCTATGATTGCTGGCTTTTTTGTTGCAAAGCCAATTGTTAAATTTCTTCAATCTACTGTGGAGACTTATGATATAGAGCTCCATGCATTTGATGTAGTAACACCGCTTTCAATTTACATTCAAGTCATTTTTATCATTGCATTTATCCTATCATCACCAATATTGATGTATCAATTGTGGGCATTTATAAGCCCTGGGTTAAGGGAAGTAGAACGTAAAGCAACATTAAGTTATATACCTTACTCGTTTTTATTGTTTTTGGCAGGCTTGTCTTTTTCGTACTATTTTTTATTCCCATATGTCATCAAGTTTATGATGAATTTATCCGATGAATTGCAAGTTGAACAAACTCTTGGCATACATGAGTATTTTTCTTTTTTATTTAAGCTTACAATCCCCTTTGGTTTCCTATTCCAATTGCCGATTGTAATCTTGTTCTTTTCACGTATTGGATTACTATCACCTGAAATACTAGTTCGTTTTAGAAAGTATTCCTATTTTGGTTTGTTTGTGTGTGCTGCCATAATCGCTCCACCTGAGCTGGCTTCACATTTAATGGTTTCAGTACCTTTGTTTGTTCTTTATGAAATTAGTATTATGATTTCGCGTATTGGCTATAGAAAATACCTGAAATCAGAGGAAATGCGATTGAAAGAGGAGCAGGAAGCTGAGCAAAAACGGCAGATTGAAGAGGCACTTGAACAGCAACGACGACAAATAGAAGAATTAAATCAATAA
- a CDS encoding twin-arginine translocase TatA/TatE family subunit, translating to MGPIGPMSLIIIGVVALLIFGPKKLPELGKAFGSTLREFKNATKGLADDEDDDKKKKELDK from the coding sequence ATGGGTCCAATAGGTCCAATGAGCCTCATTATTATCGGAGTTGTCGCGTTACTAATTTTTGGCCCTAAGAAATTACCAGAGCTTGGTAAGGCATTCGGTTCAACACTACGTGAATTCAAAAATGCTACTAAAGGATTAGCTGACGATGAAGATGATGATAAGAAAAAGAAAGAACTAGATAAGTAA
- a CDS encoding redox-sensing transcriptional repressor Rex, whose amino-acid sequence MKQELKIPQATTKRLPLYYRFIQNFAHEGMERISSKELSEAMKIDSATIRRDFSYFGALGKKGYGYDVQHLLKFFSQTLDQHETTKVALIGVGNLGSALLKYNFQKNHNTHIVVAFDSKAPKDGKMISNIPVFHPDLLEEKYAEYGAELAILTVSPRSAQKMADRLAAMNAKGILNFTPERITVPDKMQLLTIDLSVELQALIYLIRNQEE is encoded by the coding sequence TTGAAACAAGAATTAAAAATTCCACAGGCCACTACTAAAAGACTTCCTCTTTACTATCGATTTATCCAAAACTTTGCGCACGAAGGCATGGAACGAATCTCATCGAAAGAACTAAGTGAAGCGATGAAAATAGATTCAGCAACCATTCGCCGTGACTTTTCTTATTTTGGTGCACTTGGGAAAAAAGGATATGGCTATGATGTTCAACATTTATTAAAATTCTTTAGTCAAACGCTAGATCAACATGAAACGACAAAAGTAGCGTTAATCGGTGTGGGGAATTTAGGTAGTGCTCTATTAAAATATAATTTCCAAAAGAATCATAATACACATATCGTTGTAGCATTCGATTCAAAAGCTCCAAAGGATGGCAAGATGATTAGTAATATTCCTGTTTTTCATCCTGACTTATTGGAGGAAAAATATGCGGAATATGGCGCAGAGCTAGCCATTTTAACTGTCTCACCACGCTCAGCGCAAAAGATGGCTGACCGTCTAGCAGCCATGAATGCAAAGGGTATCTTAAACTTTACCCCAGAGCGCATTACTGTGCCAGATAAAATGCAACTCTTAACAATAGATTTGTCTGTCGAATTACAGGCACTTATCTATTTAATTCGTAATCAGGAAGAGTGA
- a CDS encoding multidrug ABC transporter ATP-binding protein, with protein MIVLQVNQLYKSFLADEILSGVKLEVQHRDRVALVGRNGAGKSTLLKIIAGQMSYDAGDIIIPKGIQIGYLEQHAGLNSTLSIWDEMLTIFEPLMVQEKTLRSLEQQMADPAIYEDSILYAKIMSEYDQLQHNFKDAGGYQYESDIRSVLHGMQFYPEDYEKSIRSLSGGQRTRLALAKLLLSKPDLLILDEPTNHLDIETLSWLESYLKGYEGAILIVSHDRYFLDQVVSIVYEVSRHRVTKYTGNYSAYLDEKAKNYERDMKMFERQQDEKAKLEDFIQKNIARASTTKMAQSRRKMLERTDWMESPDSDEKSASFGFTIDRQSGNDVLSVDELTIGYSAKKISSGIHLRTYREDRIALVGPNGVGKSTLLKTIVKDLSPLSGEIRYGTNVQIGYYDQEQAKLTSNKSVLKELWDEWPLMNEKDIRTVLGRFLFSGEDVDKAVSSLSGGEKARLALAKLMMQKANFLILDEPTNHLDLDSKEVLENALIDYPGTLLFVSHDRYFINRIATKVVELSGDGSFEYLGDYDYYLEKKQELLELAQMKAATQSQSQTNVAEKAPTSKIDKEAKKRERQIRRTIEELEDKMQKVTAEITHLEAELCDPEIFTNHERISQLQDELSTAKEHHELFELEWLELNEELENIIV; from the coding sequence ATGATTGTTTTACAGGTCAATCAACTATATAAATCCTTCCTTGCAGATGAAATATTAAGTGGCGTTAAGTTAGAAGTTCAACATCGTGATCGTGTTGCATTAGTAGGACGAAATGGCGCAGGTAAGTCAACTTTACTAAAAATAATTGCCGGTCAAATGTCATATGATGCGGGTGATATTATTATTCCTAAGGGCATACAAATCGGCTATTTAGAGCAGCACGCTGGATTAAACTCAACCTTGTCGATTTGGGATGAAATGTTAACCATTTTTGAACCACTTATGGTACAAGAAAAGACCCTTCGCTCACTAGAACAACAAATGGCTGATCCAGCAATATATGAAGACTCTATTTTGTATGCAAAAATAATGTCTGAGTACGATCAATTGCAGCATAACTTTAAGGATGCAGGCGGCTATCAATATGAATCTGATATCCGTTCAGTGCTTCATGGCATGCAGTTTTATCCTGAGGATTACGAAAAATCCATTCGTTCATTATCAGGAGGGCAACGAACTCGTTTAGCACTTGCTAAGCTTCTCTTAAGTAAACCAGATCTTTTAATACTAGACGAGCCTACCAACCATTTAGATATCGAAACGCTCTCCTGGTTAGAATCTTATTTAAAGGGCTATGAAGGCGCGATTCTTATTGTTTCCCACGATCGCTATTTCTTAGATCAGGTTGTATCGATTGTCTATGAAGTTTCACGTCATCGTGTAACAAAATATACTGGCAATTATAGTGCTTATTTGGATGAAAAAGCGAAAAATTATGAGCGTGACATGAAAATGTTTGAACGCCAGCAAGATGAAAAAGCCAAGCTCGAGGACTTTATTCAAAAAAATATCGCGCGTGCTTCTACCACAAAGATGGCACAAAGTCGCCGTAAAATGTTAGAACGAACAGATTGGATGGAATCTCCTGATAGCGATGAAAAATCAGCTAGCTTTGGTTTCACAATCGACCGTCAAAGTGGTAATGATGTTTTATCTGTTGATGAATTAACAATAGGTTATAGTGCTAAAAAAATATCAAGTGGTATTCATTTGCGCACCTATAGAGAAGATCGAATTGCGCTTGTTGGACCAAATGGCGTAGGTAAGTCCACTCTATTAAAAACCATTGTAAAAGATTTATCACCACTCTCTGGAGAAATTCGCTATGGAACAAATGTTCAAATTGGTTACTATGATCAGGAGCAGGCAAAGCTCACAAGCAATAAAAGCGTTTTAAAAGAGCTTTGGGACGAATGGCCGTTAATGAATGAAAAGGATATTCGAACTGTTCTAGGCCGCTTCTTATTTAGTGGTGAAGACGTGGATAAAGCTGTGTCCTCTTTATCCGGTGGTGAAAAGGCAAGGCTTGCTCTTGCAAAATTAATGATGCAAAAGGCAAATTTCTTAATTCTAGATGAACCTACCAACCACCTAGACTTAGATAGTAAAGAGGTCTTAGAGAATGCGTTGATTGATTATCCTGGTACGTTACTATTTGTATCACATGACAGATATTTTATTAATCGAATTGCTACGAAAGTAGTTGAGCTATCTGGTGATGGTTCCTTCGAGTACTTAGGTGACTATGATTACTATTTAGAAAAGAAACAGGAACTATTAGAATTGGCGCAAATGAAGGCTGCTACTCAATCTCAGAGTCAAACAAATGTAGCTGAAAAAGCCCCTACTTCTAAAATTGATAAAGAGGCAAAAAAACGAGAACGCCAAATAAGACGTACGATTGAAGAACTGGAAGATAAAATGCAGAAGGTAACTGCTGAAATAACCCATTTAGAGGCTGAACTTTGTGATCCAGAAATTTTCACAAACCACGAGAGAATCTCACAGCTGCAAGACGAATTATCCACTGCTAAGGAACACCATGAGCTATTTGAGTTAGAATGGCTCGAACTAAATGAAGAACTTGAAAATATCATTGTATAG
- the tsaD gene encoding tRNA (adenosine(37)-N6)-threonylcarbamoyltransferase complex transferase subunit TsaD, which produces MENRMILAIESSCDETAAAIIRNGSEIVSNVVASQIESHKRFGGVVPEIASRHHVEQITVVIEEALAQANMQPSDLDAVAVTEGPGLVGALLIGINAAKAFAFANNLPIIGVHHIAGHIYANALVQRMEFPLLALVVSGGHTELVYMKEHGSFDVIGETRDDAAGEAYDKVARVLNLPYPGGPRIDKLAQEGDEAVSFPRVWLEEDSYDFSFSGLKSAVINYKHNMDQRGEKISPTAVAKGFQASVVEVLTAKTLRAAREYKVKQVIAAGGVAANKGLRTSLEKVFAEEGIPFFVPPLKLCTDNAAMIGAAATPMFEAGIRGNLTMNGRPGMELKSWGK; this is translated from the coding sequence ATGGAAAATCGAATGATATTAGCAATAGAATCGAGCTGTGATGAAACAGCAGCAGCAATTATTCGAAATGGCTCTGAAATTGTTTCGAATGTTGTTGCCTCACAAATAGAAAGTCATAAGCGGTTTGGCGGGGTTGTACCTGAAATTGCGTCTCGCCATCATGTTGAACAAATTACGGTGGTCATTGAAGAAGCCTTAGCTCAGGCAAATATGCAACCAAGTGATTTAGATGCAGTTGCAGTTACAGAGGGACCAGGTTTAGTTGGCGCATTGCTAATAGGAATTAATGCTGCAAAGGCCTTTGCCTTCGCTAATAATTTACCGATTATAGGTGTTCATCATATAGCAGGACATATTTATGCAAATGCACTTGTCCAGCGAATGGAATTCCCTTTATTGGCATTGGTCGTATCCGGTGGGCATACGGAGCTTGTGTATATGAAGGAACATGGATCTTTTGATGTCATTGGAGAGACACGAGATGATGCGGCGGGTGAAGCTTATGATAAGGTTGCACGTGTTCTAAACTTGCCTTATCCTGGAGGACCACGTATTGATAAGCTTGCACAGGAGGGTGATGAGGCTGTATCCTTCCCAAGAGTGTGGCTAGAGGAAGATTCATATGATTTTAGCTTTAGTGGGTTGAAATCGGCAGTAATTAATTACAAACACAATATGGATCAACGTGGCGAAAAAATTTCTCCTACTGCTGTTGCTAAAGGCTTTCAGGCGAGTGTAGTTGAGGTATTAACAGCAAAAACACTACGTGCCGCACGTGAATATAAAGTGAAACAAGTAATTGCAGCAGGGGGTGTGGCAGCTAATAAGGGTTTGCGTACATCGCTTGAGAAGGTTTTTGCTGAAGAGGGTATTCCATTTTTTGTTCCTCCATTAAAGCTATGCACAGATAACGCTGCGATGATAGGTGCAGCAGCAACACCAATGTTTGAAGCTGGTATACGAGGAAATTTAACGATGAATGGCCGCCCTGGAATGGAGTTGAAATCCTGGGGGAAATAG
- the rimI gene encoding ribosomal-protein-alanine N-acetyltransferase produces MSSKITYRKMVSDDVPAVYAVELATFPAPWTLDSFYYEVHENQYAHYVLAIDEDNSIIGFCGMWMVVDAAQITNVAVIESARGRGIGEGLMREAMRIAQQNEMEIMSLEVRVTNTVAQNLYRKLDFHDGGLRKGYYTDNGEDALVMWVNL; encoded by the coding sequence ATGAGTAGTAAGATAACATATCGTAAAATGGTTTCTGATGATGTTCCAGCTGTATATGCAGTCGAGCTTGCTACATTCCCTGCACCGTGGACGCTAGATTCTTTTTATTATGAAGTGCATGAAAATCAATATGCACATTATGTGTTAGCTATAGACGAAGATAATAGCATAATTGGTTTTTGTGGCATGTGGATGGTGGTAGACGCAGCACAAATTACGAATGTAGCTGTTATAGAGTCAGCTCGTGGTCGTGGAATTGGTGAAGGATTAATGCGAGAGGCCATGCGAATTGCACAACAGAATGAGATGGAAATCATGAGCTTAGAGGTGAGAGTAACGAATACTGTTGCTCAAAATCTTTATCGAAAGTTAGATTTCCATGATGGTGGTTTACGAAAAGGTTATTATACAGACAATGGGGAGGATGCCCTTGTTATGTGGGTGAATTTATAA
- the tsaB gene encoding tRNA (adenosine(37)-N6)-threonylcarbamoyltransferase complex dimerization subunit type 1 TsaB — MIWLGIETANAPLSIAVVRDGQVIAEIVQNIKLTHSAGAMPAIEDVLARVNIKPSELDAIAVSEGPGSYTGVRIGVTLAKTLAWTLQKPLIGISSLKILAANAALYEGFICPIFDARRNNVYTAVYKGSKLEIIVDDYHDHIDGLLARLKTLGAPVLFVGADVAVFWSKIVEVLGADAHRAPFSYDLPRASETIRLASTKELPSVDAVHHFIPQYKRIAEAEANWLKEQKEKTDE; from the coding sequence ATGATTTGGTTAGGGATTGAAACGGCGAATGCACCGCTGTCTATTGCTGTTGTGAGGGATGGACAAGTGATTGCAGAGATTGTACAAAATATAAAATTAACACATTCAGCGGGAGCAATGCCTGCCATTGAGGATGTGCTTGCACGGGTCAATATAAAGCCAAGCGAGTTAGATGCAATTGCGGTATCTGAGGGGCCAGGCTCATATACAGGAGTCCGAATTGGGGTAACACTGGCCAAAACCCTAGCATGGACACTACAAAAGCCTCTAATTGGAATATCAAGCTTAAAAATATTAGCCGCAAATGCTGCATTATATGAGGGATTTATCTGCCCAATTTTTGATGCGCGAAGAAACAATGTGTATACGGCTGTTTATAAGGGTTCAAAGCTAGAGATCATAGTTGATGACTATCACGATCATATTGATGGCTTATTAGCACGTTTAAAAACCCTTGGGGCACCTGTTTTATTTGTTGGGGCTGATGTAGCTGTATTTTGGTCTAAAATTGTAGAAGTACTAGGTGCTGATGCACATCGTGCACCTTTTAGTTATGATTTGCCTCGAGCAAGTGAAACAATTCGATTAGCGTCAACCAAAGAGCTACCTAGTGTGGATGCAGTTCATCACTTTATCCCACAATACAAACGTATTGCAGAGGCAGAGGCGAACTGGCTAAAGGAACAAAAGGAGAAAACGGATGAGTAG